GTGTGGTTTTTGAATTAATGCATGAGCAGTATGAGATTTAAGTTTATTTTTATTGTATTTATTTTCAGTGGCATAAGCCTTTCTTTTGCCCAGGTCAAGGACAGTATAAGGATTCGGGGAGAATTTCATGATAACATTCGCTATGCCAGTGCTGTTTTAGTGGCTTTTGGCTCAGAGGAGAAAGCAGTGTTAAAAAGTCCCATTAAGCAGGGGGTTTGCAAGATCTCCCTGCCAGCAGACCTGACACCTGGAATTTATCGTCTGGTGTACAGTCAAAGCGAAGCAGCTTCTTATATCGATCTAATACTTAATGGCTCAGAGCCTCTTATTTCTTTTTCGTTAGACGCAAATAAAAAAGAAACAGTGGTTTTCAAAGAATCTGATAGTAATAAAAGGTGGTATGGATATCTGCTGGCAAGCAGGAGCAGACTGCTAAAAATAGAAATGCTTTCAGAACTTTGGATGAACTATCCTGATCGCAGAGATAAAATTCTTTCAGCGGTGAAAAGCAGTATTGAAAAGGAAAAGGAACACTATCAAAACGAGCTCAAAATTTTTATTAAAGAAAATAAAGGAAGCTGGCAGGCTGATATGGCTGCAAATACCCCTTATTATTTTACTGATTTAAATGAATTGCAGGTCTTGCAGGATTACGACCGCAGGAACCATTATTGGGACCATATAGACACCCAGAATGAAGGTTTGCTGCATAGTCCACTTTATACAGACCATATCCTTAATTACCTTCGGTATTATATGAATCCCCAAATGCATTTTGGCGAACAGGAGATGGAAGAGGGCTTTAAAAAGAGCAGCGACACCATAATGGCTAAGTTTGGAGGAAATGGGAAAACACAAAAGTTTGCCTTGCAATATCTGATTAGAGGCTTTAAGGAAATAGGCCAGGAAAAGGTATTGCAGTATATAGATCAAAAGTATGCCCATATTGCTTTACAATGCCAGGATGATCAGGAAAAAGAAGCGTTTGAACAGCGGATGGCCTGTTATGAACTGCTAAAGAACGGTGTGAAAGCTCCTGATTTCAGCTGGTATGATAAGGATGGAGTCGTTAAAAAATTGAATGACATTGCCGGTGATAAGGTTCTGGTTGTTTTTTGGGCAAGCTGGTGTACGCATTGCCAGCAGATGATGCCAAGTCTTAATGAATTTGCTTTAAACAATCCCAATATAAAAGTACTGGCTGTCAGCCTGGATGATGATCAGGATGCTTTTATGCGAATCACAGGGAAGTTTAATAATATGCTTCATTTTTGCGATTTTAAAAAATGGAACAGCGATCCTGTTATAAAATATAATATTGTGGCGACTCCGAGTTTTTTTCTCTTGGATAAAGAACGACGAATCATTGACAAATATGCTTCGTTTGAAGGTTTTATAACTGCTCTGGCTAAAATGCAATAGTTTTTCTGCTTTTTTAATTGTAAAACAGCTGATTGTGTCAGTACTATCCTTTTACAGTTTAAATGATTAACGGTAATCTTATAAATGCTATGGTAAAGTTTAGCTTGATTGTTTTTATTTTTTTAGACAGTTATAATTTTGCTCAAAACAGCAGCATTGCTAACCCTTTGC
The Flavobacterium humidisoli DNA segment above includes these coding regions:
- a CDS encoding TlpA family protein disulfide reductase, with product MRFKFIFIVFIFSGISLSFAQVKDSIRIRGEFHDNIRYASAVLVAFGSEEKAVLKSPIKQGVCKISLPADLTPGIYRLVYSQSEAASYIDLILNGSEPLISFSLDANKKETVVFKESDSNKRWYGYLLASRSRLLKIEMLSELWMNYPDRRDKILSAVKSSIEKEKEHYQNELKIFIKENKGSWQADMAANTPYYFTDLNELQVLQDYDRRNHYWDHIDTQNEGLLHSPLYTDHILNYLRYYMNPQMHFGEQEMEEGFKKSSDTIMAKFGGNGKTQKFALQYLIRGFKEIGQEKVLQYIDQKYAHIALQCQDDQEKEAFEQRMACYELLKNGVKAPDFSWYDKDGVVKKLNDIAGDKVLVVFWASWCTHCQQMMPSLNEFALNNPNIKVLAVSLDDDQDAFMRITGKFNNMLHFCDFKKWNSDPVIKYNIVATPSFFLLDKERRIIDKYASFEGFITALAKMQ